The window gattattttctaaaattagttAGAAATATGTATCAATCCGGTTCCACTTGATCATTTAGATTTTTACTTGGTATACGAAACACAATCCTAATAGCCATTAAAATCCACTATGGGCTTAGTGGCTTGGCCAGCTGAGCCAAGCCAAACAAGCTGAACTAAAAGGTTGTATTAAGTCGTTTGGATGTTTTTATCAGCTAGAATAAGGTTGGATAGGAAAAAGATCGGATATGATAATGATGGGATTTATAATACCTTATAAAGTGTTCGGTCGACGCTTGAATATAATAGAAATATAGACTTAACCAAATCAAATCTCATTCTTTTCCTCCTCTGTCCGTCTCGAGCGACCTCTAGGGTTAGCCACCTCTAGTTTTGACAAACACGAGCTTGTGGTCGTAAACTTTACCTTTGGCCGCAGTCAATGCTGAGCGTAAACCCCACCCTCAGATGACCCCAGCTCTATGGTTTCCTAAGGTCGACAACTTTGGATATAAGGTTACAAGCCTCAGAGTCGAGGTCTAGAGCGTTGGATCGTGTCGATCCAATGGATTAGATGGTTctagatatagagagagagagcgtgagacAGAGGGGGATGGTGGCTAGGCAACCTTTGACATCGAATGACGGCGGAGCTTGCGGGATGGCTTAATCGCAGGAGATGATAAAAATGCTATGGATGGGTATTGTTGCTTGATGTGCTCCCACACTTTTTCTCTTTCGTCGATCCATCcttttgcaatttaaattagGATGAGCAAACACTGCCTTCTCCTTCTACATAGGTAATTCTCTgtccttttacttttcttttcatttttaataatcCTTATCCTATTTGGTTTTATCCCCATTGTGgtgggatttatttatttgaattatttctgTGTGTGTGGAGAAATATGAAAGTCAAATCATTTCAGAATGTTGATTATCTTATTCGGATATTCAAGTTCTATGCGGGATTTCTTCGTCCAGCTTGGCTTGCTTAGCTTAGGCTGATCATTTTTGCTAatacaaatttcatatatggATTGATTAGGTACATACGGTGATAAAGGCTGAAGATCTTACATTTGTCTACAAAGTTCCTTCATCATCAAGTCTATCCCTAATTCATCTAATAACCTGACCATTTATCCATCTTTTATTCTCGGCAAAAGACAGCAACGGAAACTTATGATTTTTGGGGAAATTGCCAACTATTTACAATTACTTTCCTctccctttatttttcttttttggataatttgaCTGGGAACAGTCACTTTCCACAACGGAAACTCATGCTTTTTTCGGCATTCAACTTATCGAATATGGTAataaatccatcacaatttgtAAGGAAATCCAATCCCTTCGCCAAATGCGGAAGGATAGGATATCAGGGCGAGATTTTTCGGAAAGTGATGGAATACAGCAATAGGTACCCCCCAAAAAAGGAGGGAAGCCGAGGTCCCAAGCGGGTGCAGGGGGACTGGGTGCCAGCGTCGCTGGAGCTGTGGTCaggaagagaagagggagaCCGGGGAAGTACGGACTCGGTGGAGGAGCCATAAAGTCGGGGTCCTCATCTCATGGCCTCGCGCGGCAGGGCTTGGCGAGCCGTAGCAGAGGGAGGCCCCAAGGTCCCTCTGGTGGAATTCTGCATGTCCCTCCCGTGGGTGAGTGGTCGCCAACACTTGATTCGAAAACGGTCTTCATTTCACGCAATTTGTGTATGCAAATCTGCTTTACCGTAACAATATGAGCATGCTTCTTTATACTCCTGATATTTAGACCTGTTCTGTGAAGTTGGAGGTCCAGCGATGGAATTTGCAGGAAATTTTGACGTTCAGATAGTGACCATACATAGAGGGGAGGTGAGATATGGATGTTTCCTAGACTGTGTTTCTTTCCTGGTACACATTGTAATGTGACGGATTCCATACTAAAAAGATTTGCGTTGTTTATAGGAAATCCTTGCCAAGCTATCAGATTTGATTGAACCGGGCACTCGTTCGATCTCCATACTTTCGGCAGCTCGTTCTGTCTCCAGTGCCGTCGTGTGCCAGCTCGGGCCTCCGGCTGGTCTTTTGACTTACGAGGTATTGGGTCATTCCTCATGCTGGATCATGTACCGAAATCACGAACATCTACATTCTGTATCTTAGTTAGTGGTTAAAAGGGTGCATCCGCAACATGATATGGATCTATCATTTGAGTCCTGTGTAGTTATATAGTACACAGCCGAAGCCAGAGCTTTCATCCGAAATTGGCATACGCAGTAGAGAAGGATAGCATGAACTTCCTGctgagggctcggccctcacCGCCAGTTGCCTCCCTTCTcttcctccccctttttttgttttgttttttgttttttgtttttaaaaattaattaattaattaatgttttaaaatttaatttaattaattattatattaaaatttgaattataccaaaatgatgttgttttgacaCTATTTAGCCAcattagcatgcaaaacgacattgttttgcacgcaactcgccggaaaattgtcACGTTAGCGTTTTGACCGGATTTTCTTGTCGGTGGGACTTTAAGTAATCTATTTTATTTcgattttagtatttaaatatcattttcataatttttaacacttaaatgtcatttgtaccaacttttggcactccaagaGTCCGGGTGTCATTTATTTATCTCTTAAACAACTTTTGGTACCCTTTATGACAGTTAATCATAGCATTACCTTTCAGCTGGTTGCTACCTTTGGActttttttgaacaagattctaCAATTTCAACctcttttttagttttctaGACTGGAATGGCAAATTTTGAACGTGCTCTTATCGATGAGAGGTGCAGATGAGGGAAAATCTTTGCATCGGTTTTGGTTCTctatagaaattttttcttttcacgcTTAATGCTGAACCGTTACCAATTAAATCCCACTATCGTACGGATGAGGGACAGTAAATACTTGAGGTCGTACGTATCGGCTTCTTTGAAATGTGTTAGAGATCGGTTCAGGTCCTAAATAATAGAAAGAGCTACTGACTGCAAGGTTTAGTTTGGCTCGTTTATGTTCTCCTTGTTGTGCAGGGGTGTTTCGAAATTCTGGCCCAAAGTGGCTCATTTACAATTTGGGAAGGTAGAATTTGTACGCGCCCTGAAGTTAGCTTGGTCAGTGTCATGCTCACAAGGCCTGACGGTCAGGTTTTTGGCGGTGGCGTTGCGGGTCCATTGACAGCTGCTGGCCCTACTCAGGTACTGTTTTTATATTTGTCATGTAAAGTGAAACTGCCGAACTTTTCTTGTTATACATTGGTTGCACCCATTACCCCTGGTCCTAAATTGTATCTTTCTCGAAGTTGCTCGTTATAGCAAAAGCTAGATCACCACACTAGAGTGGATGTAGACTCTTTGTTGTTCTATTTCGACCAACATGAGTTAAATTTACTCTCAGGTCTATTTGCCTGATGAAGaattgtttttgagaaattattttctgactTTCCGGTGTTTAAATAACAAAAAGCTAATCAATCTATGGAGAAGGAAGCTTAGATTGATGGGAGGTATATTAtcctttatcatgaaatttttagcaaaacaaatggagctttAGTATAAGTTTGTTGATACGATCTTGTGTGAGTACAATGGGTTTTTTTgcgataaaaaattaaattttccatttcatcGACATTTCATATGAATCTAACACGTTGGTTTGTTTATTTCTTTAGATTGTAGTCGCCACTTTTAAGAATGTTGTGCACAATGAGCCTATAAGAGTGGATTCCACCAATCCTCATTCAAGGGCAGCTATTGGTATCTCTGCAAATCCAATTCATGAAGTGAGACAGCCTGAGCAAATTGCAAGAATGGCAGAAGTGGATGACAATTCTGGCACTCCTACCTCTGTGCTGCTGGAGCCAACTGACAAGGAAGCAAAGACTATCACTTCTGGAAACAATGATGTGAACCCTGCTTCTCTGCGCATTGATGAGCATTATCCCTTGGGACTGGTGGAGCGAATGTTGGATCGGAACATGCCCACAGACACCAATGCCAATGTCCCTGAACTGTGATGATGTTTTTCTCTCGGTTTGTGTATGTATTCATCACAATTTAccactataatttttttgataataaaaaattaatttatgataaaatttgttataaatatgtCAGTTTGAAATTTTCTGTTGTCCCAAAAATATCGTAgaagttctttatttttatttagggttGTGTGAAAAAAGATAGTTTTATGGGACTTGCGAGCCTCTTGAGTTGAGTGTTAACGAGCTCCAGctcaatttgataaaatttcaaGTAGCTCTATGAACTGAACATCAGATGAGTGAATCTCTGGGTAATTATGGAACTAATTTTGAATTACTTGCTTGTAGTTTTATCAACTCTATTGTTATGTTGTGTGATAATTACGTCACGCGTCAATGGCACATGCAGGAAACAatcaataagaagaaagagtttTCAGATTCAAGCATTAGTGGCAATACAAATCAAATGATCAATTGGATAAATACACCATATCAATGATGTtaaaaacaaaatcatatttatatattttcttctaataGTTGCACTCAGGTAGTAAAAAAGCTAGATAGGAAAAGAAACCCAACCCAGCTTAAAGCTCCGATCGGATTTGTAGGCTTCGACGGGTCTTTAAGAAAACCTCCCTTGCCCTTGCATTCCACAATTGGCATGTGTGGAACGCCGGTCCAATGACCAGTTTCTTAAGAAGTATAGACACTTTCCGAGAGCTTTCGTATTGTGTTGGACACTCTGCGACACTTGGTCAATTGATGTAAAAAAATCCAACTCTCTAACACGTGAGTTTGGAATTCCAACACTAGAGTTTGGAATGCCGACATGTGATTCTAACACACATGTggtcaatataaaaaatttaatagatgatggatcaaaatataaatatgtaaaaaataaaataataaatcactTCCTGTGATATATAGTTCACTTCCCAcgattctttttctcttttcttccaatATGCTCTGACACGCGAATAGAATgtagattgtttttttttttttccttccaagttttatgaattattagaatggagttgaatttgtcaaattaaaataatgagtgatattaacaaatgttagACTAacgtttttagtgtaaatttattctaggcttttattattaatttgttgttgttatgaatttgaattaaattaatttgattaaaataatcgtaaaaatgataatttatcatgatatatatttaatatataacatgtccCGAGGtgttagaattttctttctttctttcttttttttttttttttaataaatcatGTGTTGATAAGTCATGTCATGTGTTGCAAGTCGGTGTcggtgtcggtgctacttagctAGTTTCTCTCAAGCGACCGATTTGGCACCATGGTGTCGGGGGACAAAGAAGCCTTCTCTGTCCCTCGGCGGCACCTGTCATGCACCACCTACTTCAATGCTCTTTGGTTCTgctcctctctttctctggaTCAACTTTGTCTTTGATCCCATGCCTTGGATTTGGCCTGCGATTCTGCCATTccttttctgtcttctttttctattcattttgaTAATTCTCGACAATTCTATTGTGGTAGCTTCGGTCCATAAGATGCAACAATGCTACTGGTTGGGGTTTCTCGACAACTACTTACTACTTAGGGAAATGGAGTGCCCTTGTCGATTGTTTAGCTCTCAAGACCAAGCGAGCGTCTGAGGTTCACGTCAACAATTACTTCATCATTGTACCATCACTCACCTCATTTCCTAAGCTTAGTTGAATTCGACTCATTTGTGGATAGTGCAATCAGGACTTTAAATCACGGGTGAAGTGCTCACACGTCCTTCGCCAAATGTGAAGATTTTTGTCATGAAAAGTCTTTTGGTGATTTCGAATTCTCTTTTTATGTCAGGAGTAGTATAATTGATAAATGGGCTTGGAACTATGTAAGGGATGAAGCATTTAGTCTTCCAAGTTAATGTTGGCCATCAAAGAGAATGAAATACCACAAGTTGTGACTCCGAATGCTTCAGAAAGCGACGGCATGATTTTGCTCCTCGAACCAATGGATAAAAAAGTCACCTTAGTGTAGAAATGAATCTAATCATTGAGATTTTTTCACATCGGTTGTGAAAAGGGCTAGTGATAAGTTTATACTTATGGGGAAAACCTCATTCTTTGGTGCTTTGGTGGAGCTTTATCTTTGGATGACGGTAAATCTTCAATCGAGGAGCATGGCCATAGGATTTCCAAATATCGAGTGTTTGCTCCtctacttttaaaaaaattgaatataagcgtgtaaaatttctttcttctttgtcatCTTTTCTACTAAAAGGATGGCCATTGAACCTTTAGTTACCTATGAAAATTCAGATATCATGTGTCACGTGGTGGACTTAGTTTTGACAGTGTGAAGAAAATCACTGCATGCACTACTGATACCCAGAGTTCTGCTAGTGTAAAGGAGTAGAAATGCACTTCTTTTTTCAagccttttccctttttagagGATTAAAGTTTGGCGAATCCTCATTCCAAAAGAGAATGTTGTACGCTCATTTGTCGTGTGGACTGGAAGAGGGGGAAACCCAGCCTCCGTGGACAGGAAGTTCATGCTATTTATAGAGATCTTACCATCTGTTCTAATGTTTCCTTCGCCAAGATTTGGAATTTGTTGCCCTCGTGCATTAAAGTTTCTCCTGCATATCGCACGACAAATTTCATCTGGCAAGTTGGGAAAAACTTCCACTTAGTTGATATCCTGTAATGCAACTAGGTAAAAACTGTTCTGCTGAATTATACTCACTCCTTTTCCTTGTCGTTGTGGGTTGTGGTGGAAGTTCAATTTGAGACAATTGGCTTGGTCTTTATGCTATTGAAACCAATCAGAAATTCGCTTATACGAATTTATCCATCTCTTTTCTGTTGAAACTAATTGAGGATCGGAATATCTCATAGGAAATCCTGGAAACCCACGAGAAAGCCAAGCATCATATCAGGACTTTCCGGACACCTGAGAAAGCTTCGTCTCACTGGAAAGAGTTGTTTGCACACCTGGATGAGCCGGAATGAAAGAAGCCTGGTTCTGTTTGATGTCACCTTGTCTTCTCGGCGCCTTCTCATTCAAATGCTGTTGGTGCATTAGGAATTTTCATTTTGCgaaattgaattgattcataatgtCAAGGGAGAAAGAGATGCCGACGTTGAAGAGCCAAATCATAGATAGACAACTATGAGTATGGCCAGGGACTCCGAAATTATCATGGCAACTTGGTCTTTCAACATATCACTGACCAACTATGGACTGATATCTATGGGTGATCGATAAGCTTTTTTTGGTGGCAAGACAAGAGAGAGTATCTTTCTTCCTTAAATTAATGCCATTTTCATGGATCTTTTCTTTGCAAATGCATGCAAAGAAGTtgataggataggataagatGGAATTATGTTGATCGGctattagattattttctaaaaatagttaGGAATATGTATCGATTTAGGTTCATTCGGTCAGTCAAATTTTTACTTGACAAATTAAACATAATCCTAATAGCCACTGGAATTGACTATGGGCTTGGCAGCTCGGGCAGCCAAGCCAAGCCAACGACTCGAACTTATAGATTGCACTCGGTTGTTTGGATGTTTTTATCAGctaggataaagtcggataggATAAAGATCGGCTATGATAATGATGAGATTTATAATACCTTATATAGTGTTTGGTCGGCGCTCggatataatataaatatagacTGGCCCGAGTCAAATCtcattcttttcctcctcctttgtcTATCCCGAAAGACCTCTAGGGTTAGCCGCCACCTCTAGTTTCGACAAATGTGAGCTTGTGGTCGCAACCTCTACCTTTGGCCACAGTCGATGTCGAGTGTGAACCCTACCCTCAGATGACCCCAGCTCTATGGTTTGCTGAGGCCGCAACCTTGGATATAAGGTTGTAAGACTCAGAAACGAGGTCTAGAGCGTCGGGATCGCACCGATCCAATGGATTAGATGGTTCTAGATATAGAAAGAGAGCGTGAGACAGAGGGAGATGGCGGCTAAGCAACCTTTGATGTCGAACGACGACGGAGCTTGTGGGCTGGTTTAATCGCAGGGGATGATTAAAATGTTGTGGATGGGTATTGTTGCTGGATGTGCTCTTGCACTTTTCTCCTCCGTCGATCcatctttttgcaatttcacTTAGCATGAGCAAACACTGCCTTCTCCTATTACAGTGGTAACTCTctgtcttttacttttcttttcattttttataaccCTTATCCTATTCGGCTATATCCCCATAGTAGgtgggatttatttatttggattATATGCGAGTTATATGTGGAGAAATATAAAAGTCAAGTTACTTTAGAACGTCGATTATCTTATTCAGAGCATGTTCAAGTTGTATGTGGAATTTCTTTATCTGGCTTGGCCTTCCTGGCTCATCTTTTTCGCTAATGCAAATTTCACGTATGTATTGATTAGGTACATACAGTGGTAAAGACAGAAGATCTTACATTTGTATACAAGTTCCTTTGTCATCGACTCTATCCCTAATTCATTTAACAACTTGACCATTTATCCATCTCTTGTTCTTGGCAAGAGACAGCAAACGGAAACTTatgattttcttggaaattgCCAACTATTTTCAATTACTTTCctctcct of the Eucalyptus grandis isolate ANBG69807.140 chromosome 10, ASM1654582v1, whole genome shotgun sequence genome contains:
- the LOC104423388 gene encoding AT-hook motif nuclear-localized protein 1-like, producing the protein MVINPSQFVRKSNPFAKCGRIGYQGEIFRKVMEYSNRYPPKKEGSRGPKRVQGDWVPASLELWSGREEGDRGNLFCEVGGPAMEFAGNFDVQIVTIHRGEEILAKLSDLIEPGTRSISILSAARSVSSAVVCQLGPPAGLLTYEGCFEILAQSGSFTIWEGRICTRPEVSLVSVMLTRPDGQVFGGGVAGPLTAAGPTQIVVATFKNVVHNEPIRVDSTNPHSRAAIGISANPIHEVRQPEQIARMAEVDDNSGTPTSVLLEPTDKEAKTITSGNNDVNPASLRIDEHYPLGLVERMLDRNMPTDTNANVPEL